One window of bacterium (Candidatus Blackallbacteria) CG13_big_fil_rev_8_21_14_2_50_49_14 genomic DNA carries:
- the fabZ gene encoding 3-hydroxyacyl-[acyl-carrier-protein] dehydratase FabZ, with protein MLNILEIQRILPHRYPFLLLDRVISCETGKRAVGIKNVSANEPFFQGHFPKHPIMPGVLIIEAMAQLGGVLLLQLAPPGEKLALLTGVDKVRFRRPVMPGDQLRLEAEILKIHGNMGKIKTLASVEGQGVSEGELLFCLSDYDAVP; from the coding sequence GTGCTGAATATCTTAGAGATTCAGCGTATTTTGCCGCACCGCTACCCCTTTTTATTGCTCGATCGGGTGATTTCCTGTGAAACGGGAAAACGGGCTGTAGGAATAAAAAATGTCAGTGCCAACGAACCTTTTTTTCAAGGACATTTTCCAAAACATCCGATCATGCCCGGTGTCTTGATTATTGAAGCCATGGCGCAATTGGGAGGTGTTTTACTTTTACAGCTTGCACCCCCTGGCGAAAAACTGGCTTTGTTGACGGGGGTTGATAAGGTACGCTTTCGCCGTCCTGTGATGCCAGGTGATCAATTGCGTCTTGAAGCCGAAATTTTGAAAATTCATGGCAATATGGGAAAAATTAAAACACTTGCCTCTGTGGAGGGCCAAGGGGTCTCAGAGGGTGAACTGCTTTTTTGCCTGAGTGATTACGATGCTGTTCCCTGA
- a CDS encoding acyl-[acyl-carrier-protein]--UDP-N-acetylglucosamine O-acyltransferase, with the protein MLFPEVTRISAHIHPSAVIDPSARLAPDVEIGPFAVIGRESQIGAGSRIAAHAVIGDYTILGEDCRVSAYAVVGSPSQDLKHRESDISWLKIGRGNRIREFVTINRATAAGSFTQIGDENLFMAYAHVAHDCQLGNRIVLANGATLGGHVEIADDVVIGAMSGIHQFVRIGRLSMVGAMSRVCQDVPPFLMAVGSPPRVYGLNSVGLRRQNFSTQSRQQLKQAFQLIYRKNLAVAHALEQLDEIDRLPELNEFLDFIRHSQRGLVGLTQPDYRTSF; encoded by the coding sequence ATGCTGTTCCCTGAAGTGACCAGGATTTCTGCGCATATTCATCCCAGCGCTGTGATTGATCCCAGCGCACGGCTTGCACCAGATGTGGAGATTGGGCCTTTTGCTGTGATTGGCAGGGAAAGCCAGATTGGTGCCGGGTCGAGAATTGCGGCCCATGCTGTGATTGGCGACTATACTATTTTGGGGGAAGATTGCAGAGTCTCAGCCTATGCCGTGGTGGGATCTCCTTCCCAGGATTTGAAACATCGGGAATCGGATATCAGCTGGTTAAAAATAGGGCGTGGCAATCGGATTCGTGAGTTTGTCACCATCAATCGGGCCACTGCAGCCGGCTCCTTTACTCAAATTGGAGATGAAAATCTTTTCATGGCCTATGCGCATGTGGCCCATGACTGTCAGTTGGGGAACCGTATCGTATTGGCGAATGGAGCAACCTTGGGGGGGCATGTGGAAATTGCGGATGATGTTGTGATTGGAGCCATGAGCGGTATTCATCAATTTGTCAGAATTGGCCGCTTAAGTATGGTCGGGGCGATGTCACGGGTTTGTCAGGATGTGCCGCCCTTTCTGATGGCGGTGGGCTCTCCCCCCCGAGTCTATGGCTTAAACAGTGTAGGCCTGCGTCGCCAAAACTTTTCAACGCAGAGCCGTCAGCAATTGAAACAGGCTTTTCAACTGATTTATCGAAAGAATCTGGCTGTTGCGCATGCTTTGGAACAGCTTGACGAAATCGACAGATTGCCGGAACTTAACGAGTTTTTAGACTTTATTCGTCATTCTCAGCGTGGGCTCGTAGGCTTGACGCAACCGGATTACCGTACTTCTTTTTAA
- a CDS encoding SecC motif-containing protein, translated as MSACPCHSEKKYASCCEPFHAGQAWPETAEALMRSRYSAYVLRKIDYLLKTRHPRHQETKERENIEKWANAVVFYKLEILNCSQGKVQDKTGKVEFKAHYKLNGEDGLIHERSRFKRYQGHWSYWDGEMLN; from the coding sequence ATGTCAGCTTGTCCATGCCATTCTGAAAAAAAATATGCGTCTTGTTGTGAACCCTTTCACGCGGGTCAGGCCTGGCCTGAAACCGCAGAAGCTTTGATGCGTTCCCGCTATAGCGCTTATGTGCTGCGCAAGATTGATTATCTGCTGAAGACCCGGCATCCACGTCACCAGGAAACCAAAGAGCGTGAAAATATTGAAAAATGGGCAAATGCCGTTGTTTTTTATAAACTTGAAATCCTCAATTGCTCACAGGGAAAAGTCCAGGATAAAACCGGCAAAGTAGAGTTCAAAGCACACTATAAGCTGAATGGCGAAGATGGACTGATTCACGAACGCTCCCGATTTAAGCGTTACCAAGGTCATTGGAGCTATTGGGATGGTGAAATGCTCAACTGA
- the lpxC gene encoding UDP-3-O-[3-hydroxymyristoyl] N-acetylglucosamine deacetylase — MLSPDFQFDWTLAAECEFSGLGLHSGQFSKLRVLPSQTPGIFVLSENKPQRISVSQVTSTQYCTCLAFPDFQIQTVEHLLAALWGAGISSALLVLEGSEVPILDGSAQPFLERFIQVGRKQLPSLRAVFQPKAGQWGHQEAWIRWQPAEKLSLHYTVDYAGPPALQQSYDFEFEPLAFQQKIAPARTFVYRREVEALWQAGLAQGGSQENALVIEEQISQPDWRFQNEPVRHKILDLLGDLVLAGEFPLARIEAFRTGHQAHVTMVKLWSGS; from the coding sequence ATGCTTTCCCCTGATTTTCAATTTGATTGGACCTTGGCCGCTGAATGTGAATTTTCTGGCCTGGGGCTTCATTCTGGTCAGTTTTCTAAACTTCGGGTATTGCCTTCACAAACGCCAGGAATTTTTGTTCTATCTGAAAACAAACCTCAGCGTATCTCTGTTTCTCAGGTCACCTCAACTCAATATTGTACCTGTCTTGCTTTTCCGGATTTTCAGATTCAAACCGTGGAACACCTTTTGGCTGCACTTTGGGGGGCTGGTATCTCAAGTGCTTTACTGGTCTTGGAAGGGAGCGAAGTTCCGATTTTGGACGGAAGCGCGCAACCTTTTCTTGAGCGGTTTATTCAGGTGGGACGCAAGCAACTTCCCAGTTTACGGGCTGTTTTTCAGCCCAAGGCAGGCCAGTGGGGCCATCAAGAGGCTTGGATCCGTTGGCAGCCTGCTGAAAAATTGAGTCTTCACTATACCGTGGATTATGCGGGGCCTCCAGCTCTTCAGCAAAGCTATGACTTTGAATTTGAACCGCTTGCCTTTCAGCAAAAAATTGCGCCTGCCCGAACCTTTGTTTACAGGCGGGAAGTCGAAGCGCTTTGGCAGGCAGGTTTGGCCCAGGGTGGAAGCCAGGAGAATGCCCTGGTGATTGAAGAGCAGATTTCTCAGCCCGATTGGCGTTTTCAAAATGAACCCGTCCGTCATAAAATCTTAGATTTGTTGGGTGATTTGGTATTGGCTGGTGAATTTCCTCTGGCAAGGATTGAAGCCTTTCGGACAGGGCATCAGGCCCATGTTACAATGGTGAAACTTTGGTCTGGAAGTTGA
- a CDS encoding ATPase, which yields MDNTIRYFQKVSKSPTNPHLQTERKEGAPFYEGLGNPPITAPVALGLAEKLRQAYFWIVNHAIISPYYDIEYHDGPRKSFSFGDQWLHLPSDQSYSSFVLLPLLNFAVRRKCLLIGGPGRGKTASAVLMGVLAGYPVQEVRRAIQHGQPQMTIADLLGNPLPAHLIEARNMDEIQIAWRKWLGMRVKIIDEYNRIPTRTQSALLTVMGDNYAEVFDQIYECPESAWFLTANAEEGGGTYQVIEALRDRIDIVVKTLHFSSRFLGDLILRVENDILPEEVVPSEIIFSNQEMDQLYQQVLQVSIPYQVQRRIEFFASQFEYCGPAGEQFEYKTKDTLRLSALDPRYLLAQEIHPDPLLALGAQTLNGLSVRALLTLILFCKAMAWFRGNSEVELEDVRQILPFVLHDKLIQNPEALFFEQPGHQVYRVDKISWLRKLFDLACLAYDRQELETNDPVARLSAAFAQGLEGVTDPEVRQRMHEIEILLESFSQAGPLSASTYEDAIKLKYLHQRYTNYLKWLQWKT from the coding sequence ATGGACAATACAATCCGCTATTTTCAAAAGGTTTCAAAATCCCCTACAAATCCCCATCTTCAAACTGAGCGTAAAGAAGGCGCTCCTTTTTATGAGGGTCTCGGCAATCCCCCGATCACGGCCCCCGTTGCTTTGGGTTTGGCAGAAAAACTGAGGCAAGCCTATTTTTGGATTGTCAACCATGCGATTATCAGCCCCTATTACGATATTGAATACCACGATGGCCCCCGCAAAAGCTTCTCCTTTGGCGATCAATGGCTTCATCTCCCTTCAGATCAAAGTTATTCCAGCTTTGTACTTTTGCCCTTGCTCAATTTTGCGGTCAGGCGCAAATGCCTGCTGATTGGAGGGCCTGGCCGAGGAAAAACAGCAAGTGCTGTCTTAATGGGAGTTTTAGCGGGCTACCCCGTACAGGAGGTACGTCGCGCAATTCAACACGGGCAACCCCAAATGACCATCGCCGATCTCTTGGGCAACCCCTTGCCTGCCCATTTGATCGAAGCCCGAAATATGGATGAAATTCAGATTGCCTGGCGTAAATGGCTGGGCATGCGGGTCAAAATTATCGATGAGTACAATCGAATTCCCACCCGTACCCAATCAGCCCTATTAACCGTGATGGGGGACAATTACGCTGAAGTTTTTGATCAAATCTATGAATGTCCTGAATCGGCCTGGTTTCTAACAGCCAATGCAGAAGAAGGCGGCGGCACCTACCAAGTTATCGAAGCCTTGCGCGACCGCATCGATATTGTCGTCAAAACCCTGCATTTCAGCAGCCGTTTTTTGGGGGATTTAATACTCAGAGTAGAAAATGATATTCTCCCTGAAGAAGTCGTCCCCTCTGAAATCATTTTCTCAAATCAGGAAATGGATCAACTCTATCAGCAGGTACTTCAGGTTTCGATTCCTTATCAGGTACAACGCCGAATTGAATTTTTCGCCAGTCAGTTTGAATACTGTGGCCCAGCAGGCGAGCAATTTGAATATAAAACAAAAGACACGCTCCGTCTTTCTGCCCTGGATCCCCGCTACCTGCTGGCCCAGGAAATTCACCCCGACCCCCTTTTGGCTTTGGGTGCGCAAACCTTGAATGGTTTGTCTGTCAGGGCCCTTTTGACCCTGATCCTCTTTTGCAAAGCCATGGCCTGGTTCCGAGGCAATTCAGAGGTCGAATTGGAAGATGTTCGCCAGATACTGCCCTTTGTACTTCATGACAAACTCATTCAAAACCCAGAAGCTTTGTTTTTTGAACAACCCGGACACCAGGTCTACCGCGTAGACAAAATCAGCTGGTTGCGGAAACTGTTTGACTTGGCCTGTTTGGCCTATGATCGCCAAGAATTGGAAACCAATGATCCTGTCGCCAGACTTTCGGCAGCTTTTGCTCAAGGTTTGGAGGGCGTTACCGATCCAGAGGTGCGCCAACGCATGCATGAAATCGAAATCCTGCTTGAATCCTTCAGCCAAGCGGGCCCTCTGTCTGCCTCGACCTATGAGGATGCCATCAAATTAAAATATTTACACCAACGCTATACCAACTATCTCAAATGGTTGCAGTGGAAGACATAA